In Mycoplasmopsis meleagridis, the genomic stretch GATGAATAGAAAAGATAGTACTAATGATGAGGTTTTGAAAATTTTCGACGATTATAGTAACTATAAAAAATTGCATATTCAAAATTTAAACTCTTTAAATAGCAATTACAAAAAGACAATAAGAATGAATTATCAATCTGAAATCACTTCTATTAAGTATGAATATAGAACTGCGGTAAATGAAAATAATAAATTTGTTATTGACAACTATATTCTCGAGTTAATTAGTAAGAATGCTAAAAGTAAGGAGGTAAGATAATGATAGGTTTTGCAGCTACTTGAAATTGAATTATTTTACTCTTCTGTATTCTTTCTATAGGCGCTATATCAGGTATGTTTACCGAAAGATGTGGTATTGTTAATATTGGAATTAATGGAATGATGATTTTTGGTGCTTTAGGATATTTATTATTTTCACATAATCTAGTTTCTTTTACTAATAAAGCTGATCCAATAACTGCGCAATGGTTAGTTATTCCTGGCACATTAATAGGTATGGCTTTTGGAGCATTAACTTCTTTACTTTTTGGGTTTGCATCAATTAAACTTAAAAGTTCACAAACAATTTCAGGATTTGCTTTTAATCTATTAGCTCAAGGAATTGCTTTACTATGTTTATCACTTTTTGGAAATGCAAAACAATTAAATAACACTATTCCTAATTTACAATATGCTATTGTTGATGTAAATAAAATATTAACAGTACCTATTGTTCCGTTCAATTTAATTTTAACTGTGGCTATTATTGTTATTGGCTACATTCTACTTTATAGAACCAACTGAGGGCTAAGATTTAGAAGTATTGGTGAAAATCCTCACGCTTCTGATGTAGCGGGAATTAACGTTACTAGATATCAATGACATGCAATTCTTATTTCTGGCGCATTAGCAGGAATAGCAGGTGCATTTTATGGACAAGCAACGAATAATCGTTTAGTTAATTTTAACGATGGTGATGTTGCAGGATTAGGATATTTAGCTTTATCAATCATGATTATGGGACAATGAAATATTTTATTAATTGCTGTTTCAACTTTAATTTTTTCATTCTTCCTAGGTTTTGCCTATGCAGCTCCTCAAATTCATGACAAGCTTAAGGAAATTTCTAATTTATTCCAAATAGTACCTTACTTACTAACATTCCTTGTTGTTATATTTACATCTAAACAATCCAAAGCTCCTGCGGCGGAAGGAATTCCTTACGTTAAGAGCGGAAGATAGAATTAAATCAGGCCTAGCCTGATTTTTTATTTAAATTATTTTAAAGAATAATAAATTTGAGCAAAAAATGCACTTTTTAAATATTTTTGCTTTTTTTTTTTTTTTTTTTTGAAGAATAGTATCATGTCCAATATATCCTTTAAAGATTGGACGTATTAATATGAAGAAATTTAAATTATTATTAGGACTTTCTCTCGCTGCTTCTGTTATAGCACCTTTAGCAGCTATTTCATGTGTTAATGAAGATACAAATCCTCCTGTTAATGAGGAAAATACAGGTTCAACAACTAATCCTTCTACTAGCGGTGATTCAACTACTGGCGAAAGTACTGGTTCAACTGATACTAATCCAAATCCTGGTACAGGAAGTTCAAGTACAGAAAATCCTGGTTCTTCTTCGACGGGCGAAAGCACAGGTTCAACAACAGGAGGAGAAACATCTACTCCTTCAACCGATACTAATCCAAACCCTGGCTCGGGAAGCTCAAGTACGGAAAATCCTGGTGCATCAGGTGAAAGTACTACTGCGCCTTCAACAGAAGGAACTACTCAACCAGGTACAGAAAGCCCAGTAACTGGTGATTCAAGTTCATCTACTGAAAAACCAACAGAAACTCCTACTGAAGAAGAAACGCCAAAAGAACCTACATTAGAAGAAAAATACACTAAAGCACAAAGCTATTCAGATAATGGATTTTTAAAAACTAACAATAAGGCAACCGAAACATTAGAAAAAGCAAAAAAAGAAATAGTAACTGATAAAACAACATCTCCTACAGAAGATTGAAATAGTCAATTAAATGCTTTAATCGCTGAAGCAGAAAAAAATCAAACATCATACACAAATACTTTAGTTACTAATTCTACATATAC encodes the following:
- a CDS encoding ABC transporter permease codes for the protein MIGFAATWNWIILLFCILSIGAISGMFTERCGIVNIGINGMMIFGALGYLLFSHNLVSFTNKADPITAQWLVIPGTLIGMAFGALTSLLFGFASIKLKSSQTISGFAFNLLAQGIALLCLSLFGNAKQLNNTIPNLQYAIVDVNKILTVPIVPFNLILTVAIIVIGYILLYRTNWGLRFRSIGENPHASDVAGINVTRYQWHAILISGALAGIAGAFYGQATNNRLVNFNDGDVAGLGYLALSIMIMGQWNILLIAVSTLIFSFFLGFAYAAPQIHDKLKEISNLFQIVPYLLTFLVVIFTSKQSKAPAAEGIPYVKSGR